One Bacteroidota bacterium genomic window, CGACGGATGGTAAGCAGGTCGGTTTCCAGGCACGCAGTGTAGTTGGTGGTTATTTTATCAAGATGCTTGAGAATAAATGGAAAAAATGAGAAAACTATTTTTATTGCTCCCGGTTTTTTGTGGCACATTAATCTCTGCACAATCCTATGTTCCGGAAATGAATAACAGTAAGATGAAAGTAAAACCTGTTGTTCCAATCAAAGCTTATTCATTTTCAGTCATGCTATGAGTATGGACAGTGCTTATCTATTGCTCATAAAACCTGATAGATTATTGTACCGGTTTTATAAACATGCAGGCTTGCCTGTAAAAGATTCGATTTATGGTGGCTGGGAAAAGGATGGAATATCGGGTCATACCCTCGGCCATTATTTATCAGCTTGTGCAATGATGTATGCGAGTACGGGTAATAAGCAATTTAAAGATAAAGTTGATTATATCGTAAAAGAGTTACGAACATGCCAGTTGGCCCGAAAAACGGGTTATATCGGCGCTGTGCCTAATGAGGATACGATTTTTGCCCAGGTAAAACGTGGTGAGATCCGTTCAGCTGGGTTTGATCTGAATGGTGGTTGGGTTCCCTGGTACACTTTACACAAAGTATTGGCAGGTTTACTCGATGCTTATTTGTATTGTGATAATAAAACGGCTTTGACAATTTCGATTGCTGCTGCCGACTGGGCAGGAACGATCGTAAATGGATTGACAGAAGAACAACGTCTTAAAATGCTGAACTGTGAACATGGCGGCATGAATGAAGCACTGGCAAATATTTATGCGATCACTGGTGATGAAAAGTATTTAGCATTATCGAGAAAATTTCATGATGAGTTTGTATTGGGTAAATTGGCACAGCGTATCGACCCAATGCCGGGTAAACACAGCAACACCAATGTTCCAAAGGCAATTGGTTGTGCAAGGCGGTATGAAATAACAGGTGATGAAAGAGATAAAACGATCTCGACTTTCTTTTGGGAAACAATGGTGAATCATCACACTTACGTTATCGGCGGTAACAGTAACTATGAATATTGTGGTAAACAGGATTCGCTAAGTGAAAGACTAAGTGATGCAACCTGCGAGACATGCAATACTTACAATATGCTTAAGTTGACAAGGCATTTGTTTGCAATGAATCCTTCCAGCAAGTTGATGGATTATTATGAACGGGCTTTGTATAATCATATTCTTGCTTCACAAAATCCTGAAAATGGAATGACAACTTATTTTGTTCCGCTACGGATGGGAACAAAAAAACAATTCAGTGATTCGTTCAATACATTCACCTGTTGCGTGGGAAGTGGAATTGAAAATCACTCAAAATATGCTGAGCAGATTTATAGTCATGATGGAAATAGTTTGTATGTGAACCTCTTTATCCCATCGGTACTTGATTGGAAGGATAAGCGAGTCAAGATAACTCAGCTGAATTTTGTCCCTGAAACAAAACAAGTAAGATTGAAAGTTGATTGCTCAACTCCAACGAGTTTTACTTTAAAAATCCGTAAACCTTTTTGGGCTCAAAATAATCCTGTTATTTACCTAAATAGAAGTTCAGTTAAAACAGAAAATGTTGATGGGTATCTTATTGTAACAAGAAAGTGGTCGAATGAAGATATTATTACAATTGATTATGAAATGAATCTTTACACTGAATCAATGCCTGACAATCCAAACCGTATTGCATTTAAATATGGCCCAATAGTATTAGCAGGTCAATTAGGAAAAGAAATGCCTGACCCTGTTTACGGCACTCCTGTTTTATTGACTGATAATAAAAACATCAATGACTGGATCAAACCTGCATCAAACCTGGAGTTTCAAATGAAAGGAGTAGGAAAACCTTTTGATGTAAAGCTTACACCTTTTTATAAAACCTATGATCAGTATTACAGTGTGTACTGGGATTATTTTACCAATGCTGACTGGGCTGCAAGACAGGAAGAGTACGAAGCGGAAAAGAAAAAACAAAAGGAAATTGATGATAAAACGATTGATAATTTTCGGATAGGTGAAATGCAACCCGAACGTGACCATAATTTAATTGCTACAGAAAAAAGCTATGTAAGCGATGCTATCGGCAGGATGGGAAGAGAGGCGAGGGGCGGTAATCATTTTACATTTGAAATGAAAGTGGATGAATCAGTAAAAAACTCTTTACTGCTTACTTATATCGGCGACGATAGAGGAAGAAAGTTTGATATAATAATTGATGGAACCAAAATAGCAACAGTTGATTGGAATGGTGGAAAGACCGGTAAGTTTTATGATGTGGAGTATGCTTTGCCTGCTGAATTAATAAAAGGCAAAAAGAAAATCATAGTGAAGATCGAAGCAAATCAGAATAGAACTGCCGGAAGGGTTTTTGGAGTAAGAATAATTAAATCGTGAAAGGTGAAATGTGAATCTTTTCACGTTTGATGTTTCACTTAGCTAAAATAAAATATTTACAAAGATGGGAAAGGCTTTAGTAATCGGAGGCGGGATCATTGGATTGAGTTCTGCATTCTATTTAAAAAGATCGGGTTGGGATGTAACTGTATTGGACAAATCAGATTTTTTAGATAACTGTTCTTATGGCAACTGTGGTTATATATGCCCCAGTCATTTTACCCCGCTGGCTACCCCGGGTATTGTGAAAAAAGGATTGAAATGGATGTGGAATTCAAAAAGCCCTTTTTATGTGCAGCCAAGATTGGATTGGAACCTGATAGACTGGGGTTTGAAATTTATGCGCATCGCAACTACCAAACATGTTGCAGATTCTGCTGTGCCGCTTCGTGATATTGCATTATTGAGCCAGCACGAATATGTGAACTGGCTGAAGATATCGGGTTTTGATTTTTCATATGAACATAAGGGCTTACTAGAAATTTTTCAAACAGATGAAGGCGGAGATCATGCAAAACATACCTGTGAGAAAGCACATGAACTTGGCCTTACGGATACAACAATGCTTACACAGGATGAACTCAGGCAACTCGAACCGCAAACTACTATCAATGCAAAAGGGGCAATGTGGTTTAAATGTGATGCGCATTGTTATCCTGATAAACTGATGGCAAACCTGATCGCATATCTTAGAAATAATGGTGTGGAGTTAATTTCAAATGCTGAAGTATCGGGTTTTGAAAAAAGTAATGATAAGATTTCGAAAGTTATCGCTGGTGCCCGATCATATGAAGCAGATGAGATCATTATGGCCACTGGTTCATGGGGAAGGCAAACTGCAGCATTAATGGATTTGAAAATTCCTTTGATGCCCGGACGTGGTTATTCTGTTA contains:
- a CDS encoding FAD-binding oxidoreductase → MGKALVIGGGIIGLSSAFYLKRSGWDVTVLDKSDFLDNCSYGNCGYICPSHFTPLATPGIVKKGLKWMWNSKSPFYVQPRLDWNLIDWGLKFMRIATTKHVADSAVPLRDIALLSQHEYVNWLKISGFDFSYEHKGLLEIFQTDEGGDHAKHTCEKAHELGLTDTTMLTQDELRQLEPQTTINAKGAMWFKCDAHCYPDKLMANLIAYLRNNGVELISNAEVSGFEKSNDKISKVIAGARSYEADEIIMATGSWGRQTAALMDLKIPLMPGRGYSVTLENSPYKINYPSVLIEGRVALTPMNGNKIRFGGTMEITSHKTPPRMNRVQGILDAVKKYYPDFDVPLPPKEKVWYGYRPCSADGLPYIGRINKYKNVTVATGHSMLGLSLGAGTGMIVDEIVNSRTTSMDIKPFAVERFS